The following coding sequences lie in one Synechococcus sp. PCC 7336 genomic window:
- a CDS encoding transposase, translated as MLARISIYNSYRIAIVEEMMPNATVVADRFHVMKIVNEELDKERRKEKKAAGKIESKAEREEKLEAINKTKYISASNGFYGTSV; from the coding sequence GTGCTGGCAAGGATCAGCATTTACAATTCATATCGGATTGCTATAGTTGAAGAAATGATGCCAAATGCGACAGTGGTGGCAGATAGGTTCCATGTAATGAAGATAGTCAACGAAGAGCTAGACAAAGAGAGAAGAAAAGAGAAGAAAGCTGCGGGAAAGATTGAGAGCAAAGCAGAAAGAGAGGAAAAGCTAGAAGCAATCAATAAAACAAAATATATTTCTGCTTCTAACGGATTCTATGGCACCAGTGTATAG
- a CDS encoding DUF5615 family PIN-like protein: MSRVCSRSRSSPSYFSECNLKLLFDQNLSRKLVSRLDDIFPGSSHVQFHRLAEKTDTEIWEFSKQNDFCIVTQDADFAERSRLYGSPPKVVWLRCGNTSTSQVEALIRGSKEATQALLNDADLHCLELH; the protein is encoded by the coding sequence ATGTCTAGAGTTTGCAGCCGATCGCGATCATCGCCTAGTTACTTCAGTGAGTGCAACTTGAAGTTACTGTTTGACCAGAACTTGAGCCGAAAGTTGGTAAGCCGTTTGGATGATATTTTCCCTGGATCTAGCCACGTACAATTTCATAGGCTAGCGGAGAAGACAGATACGGAGATCTGGGAGTTTTCGAAGCAAAATGATTTCTGTATTGTGACCCAAGATGCAGACTTTGCAGAAAGAAGCCGATTGTATGGTTCTCCACCTAAGGTGGTGTGGCTACGGTGTGGCAATACATCAACCAGTCAAGTTGAAGCTTTAATACGGGGTAGCAAGGAAGCAACGCAAGCACTTTTGAATGATGCTGATTTACACTGTCTAGAATTGCACTAG
- a CDS encoding DUF5131 family protein has protein sequence MRDSKIEWTDHTFNPWWGCTKVSPACDNCYAEAWAKRTGHSVWGHRAERRSLSDNYWMQPLVWDKEAGESGRKRVFCASMADVFEWRQDLNKYRRRLWQLIEDTPNLDWLLLTKRPHLAGRLTPWGDNWPTNVWLGTTVEDQAAALKRIPKLVESNARVKFLSCEPLLEDLDLSRWISSLSWVITGGETGSKARPTSPDWFRHIRDVCVQHNVPFHFKQWGDWFPAQEMGDQFVTKKVEVWYGEKFVKVGKKNTGRLLDELMWNQLPAT, from the coding sequence ATGCGAGATTCCAAGATCGAGTGGACTGATCATACTTTCAATCCTTGGTGGGGATGTACCAAGGTTTCCCCTGCTTGCGACAACTGCTATGCCGAAGCCTGGGCAAAACGAACTGGCCATTCAGTATGGGGCCACAGAGCTGAAAGAAGGTCTCTCAGTGACAACTATTGGATGCAACCGCTAGTCTGGGATAAGGAGGCCGGTGAGTCTGGCCGTAAGCGAGTGTTTTGCGCTTCTATGGCTGACGTATTTGAATGGCGCCAAGACCTCAACAAGTATAGGAGGCGCCTCTGGCAGCTCATAGAGGACACTCCAAACTTGGACTGGCTCTTGCTCACAAAACGACCGCATCTCGCTGGGCGCTTGACTCCTTGGGGGGACAACTGGCCGACAAACGTGTGGTTAGGGACAACAGTTGAGGACCAAGCCGCAGCCCTGAAACGAATACCCAAACTCGTAGAGAGCAATGCTAGGGTGAAGTTTCTTTCTTGCGAACCATTGCTTGAAGATTTAGATCTTTCGCGATGGATTAGCAGTCTTTCTTGGGTAATTACTGGTGGCGAAACGGGCTCAAAGGCAAGGCCCACCTCCCCTGATTGGTTTAGACATATCCGGGACGTTTGCGTCCAGCACAATGTACCTTTTCACTTCAAGCAGTGGGGTGACTGGTTTCCCGCACAAGAGATGGGAGACCAGTTTGTCACAAAGAAAGTGGAAGTTTGGTATGGCGAGAAATTCGTCAAAGTTGGCAAGAAAAACACTGGTCGGTTGCTTGATGAATTAATGTGGAATCAGCTTCCGGCAACTTAG
- a CDS encoding RHS repeat domain-containing protein: MSRWRERAAKFSWRRDITPRESDTARLNDGGAIAEYRYQYDAANRITELVSIDGVSSFSYDERSQLISAEHSFQTDEVYTYDANGNRTNDGSRSGPDNRLLEDEQFLYDYDNEGNRIRQTDRATGEVTEYEFDHRNQLRTVVTRDSDGNTILSAEYDYDVFGRRILRTVDLDGDGALAAQTERFVYDKEHISLVFDGEGDLTARYLHGPVTDQILAQEDAQGRALFTLTDNLGTVRDLVDAGGSIVNHILYDSFGNITGQTNPSIEFRFSFTGREFNVETGFYYNRRRYYDSSSGQFVSQDQLGFSAGDSNLYRYVFNSPTTFTDPTGEFVPLFVVTGGIGLLAGAAGSVAGQLISTGSIDIGDVVIAAGVGAAAGALAPVVATSALGAVLLGTGANVSQVTLTEFSNGNATRSQLKMS; the protein is encoded by the coding sequence TTGAGTCGGTGGAGAGAGCGAGCGGCGAAATTTAGCTGGAGGAGAGACATTACACCTCGGGAATCAGATACAGCAAGGCTTAATGATGGAGGTGCGATCGCCGAGTATCGCTATCAGTACGATGCGGCCAATCGCATTACTGAGTTAGTTTCAATCGATGGGGTCAGCAGCTTCAGCTATGACGAGCGCAGTCAACTCATCTCGGCAGAGCATAGCTTCCAGACTGATGAGGTTTACACCTATGACGCCAATGGCAATCGCACCAATGACGGCTCTCGCTCAGGCCCTGACAATCGATTGCTCGAAGACGAGCAATTCCTCTACGACTACGACAATGAGGGCAACCGCATTCGTCAGACGGACAGAGCGACTGGAGAGGTCACCGAATACGAGTTCGACCATCGCAATCAATTGAGAACAGTTGTTACCCGCGATAGCGATGGCAACACCATCCTCTCGGCGGAATATGACTACGATGTCTTCGGCCGTCGCATTCTCAGAACTGTCGATCTGGATGGAGATGGAGCTTTAGCCGCGCAAACGGAGCGTTTTGTGTATGACAAAGAGCACATTTCTCTTGTATTTGATGGCGAGGGCGATCTGACTGCTCGCTATTTGCACGGTCCGGTAACAGACCAAATACTGGCTCAGGAAGATGCTCAGGGCAGAGCACTCTTTACTCTGACCGATAATTTAGGGACCGTGCGAGATCTGGTCGATGCAGGGGGTAGTATTGTCAATCACATTCTCTACGATAGCTTTGGGAATATTACTGGACAAACTAATCCCAGTATTGAGTTTCGATTTAGTTTCACAGGCCGCGAGTTCAACGTAGAAACTGGGTTCTACTACAATAGAAGACGTTATTATGACTCGTCCAGTGGACAGTTTGTAAGTCAAGATCAATTAGGCTTCAGTGCAGGTGATTCTAACCTTTATAGATATGTTTTTAATAGCCCTACAACCTTCACCGATCCCACTGGTGAATTCGTTCCATTATTTGTGGTTACTGGCGGAATAGGGCTGCTGGCTGGGGCTGCTGGCTCGGTTGCAGGCCAACTTATTTCTACAGGAAGTATAGATATTGGCGATGTGGTAATCGCCGCTGGAGTAGGAGCTGCTGCTGGTGCACTGGCACCTGTTGTTGCAACAAGCGCCTTGGGAGCTGTTCTTTTGGGGACAGGTGCAAATGTATCTCAAGTTACACTGACTGAGTTTTCCAATGGTAATGCAACCAGATCGCAATTGAAGATGAGCTAG
- a CDS encoding decaprenyl-phosphate phosphoribosyltransferase: protein MDTNPVDEREKLLEPEGESPPVMQPETSHHRFSEHLKALRPRQWTKNLIVFAVPLFAFRLDSLGSCFIAFLLFCCVSSGFYLLNDIADLESDRQHPVKCNRPIAAGKVAIPTAIAMAGGLLIGALLVSGLWKPTLALTLFAYILLQTAYNLKLKHKPIADIGAIATGFLLRAYAGSASTDIPVSPWFLLCTAMLSLFLAIEKRKAELKMMLRYGGSTRFVLQRYSLPFLYRMESTATTSTVMCYALWSSGPVVNGASTAWMLFTLPFVMFGIFRYQFLVDTIDRKLELGQESTKSTERPEDVLLSDIPILVTVISWVAVIVGIHICQTAGLIA from the coding sequence ATGGACACCAACCCTGTAGACGAGCGAGAAAAATTATTAGAACCTGAAGGGGAGAGCCCTCCAGTCATGCAACCCGAAACCTCGCACCATAGGTTCTCAGAACATCTCAAGGCTCTAAGACCTCGGCAATGGACTAAAAATCTAATTGTCTTTGCGGTCCCATTATTTGCATTTCGGTTGGATTCCCTTGGGTCTTGCTTCATTGCCTTTCTATTATTTTGCTGTGTATCCAGTGGCTTCTACCTACTGAATGATATCGCCGATCTCGAATCCGATCGCCAGCACCCGGTGAAATGCAATCGTCCGATTGCAGCAGGTAAAGTAGCCATACCGACCGCAATTGCAATGGCAGGGGGATTATTAATTGGAGCTCTCCTAGTTAGCGGATTGTGGAAGCCCACTCTTGCTCTAACGCTTTTTGCCTACATCCTCCTGCAAACTGCCTACAACTTGAAACTCAAACACAAGCCCATTGCCGATATTGGAGCCATTGCAACCGGCTTTCTACTTCGAGCCTATGCAGGTTCAGCCAGTACTGATATCCCGGTCTCGCCCTGGTTTCTGCTTTGCACGGCCATGCTTTCTCTGTTTTTGGCGATCGAGAAACGCAAAGCTGAACTCAAGATGATGTTGAGATATGGAGGGAGTACGCGATTTGTGCTGCAGCGATATTCACTTCCCTTCTTATACCGCATGGAAAGTACGGCAACCACCAGCACAGTAATGTGCTATGCCCTTTGGAGCTCTGGGCCAGTAGTCAACGGTGCATCAACTGCTTGGATGCTATTCACATTACCGTTTGTTATGTTTGGAATCTTCCGATATCAGTTCTTAGTCGATACCATCGATCGCAAGCTCGAGCTGGGTCAAGAATCAACCAAATCGACAGAAAGACCCGAAGATGTTTTATTGTCAGATATACCTATTCTCGTAACCGTCATATCTTGGGTGGCTGTCATTGTGGGCATTCATATATGTCAAACGGCAGGACTGATCGCATAA
- the istA gene encoding IS21 family transposase, which yields MNAREGGCEQEAAAAKAGISTRSSRRIERGEHQPGKARQRWRSRPDPLEAVWESELEPLLRREPKLKPMTLLLYLQRKHPGEYSRSILRTLQRRVQQWRAQHGPAKEVMFPQEHRPGEQGLSDYTQLKQVKVTIGGEAFAHLLYHYRLAYSGWQYVEIVEGGESFISLSECLQNALHECGGVPKAHRTDSLSAAYRNLGGRAEKDLSFSYQKLCEHYRMRPSRNNRGQGHENGSIESPHGHFKQRLRQALLLRGSTDFDSKADYQACIAEVVASLNQSCEAEFGIEREFLGALPTHRHPDCEVLSVKVTRNSTISVCCILYTVPSRLIGQRLTIHLHHDRLVGFVGLQPVVELKRLHVPKEAPSRRGRQLDYRHVIDSLRSKPRALLNCQWREQLLPSEDYRRLWGQFLEQFGSDTACRLMVASLYIAAKQDKQQAVLEYLESQFAAQSLTLSGLQQQFGQTQSSPHPLEVHQHSLFDYDQLICHDSIQSPHPADPTAIAQIPAPAPHAQTVELPGATG from the coding sequence ATGAATGCAAGAGAGGGAGGTTGCGAGCAGGAAGCTGCGGCAGCCAAAGCTGGAATATCAACCCGAAGCAGTCGACGAATTGAGAGGGGGGAGCATCAACCGGGAAAGGCGCGTCAGCGCTGGCGCAGTCGCCCAGATCCGCTAGAGGCTGTGTGGGAAAGTGAGCTGGAACCGTTGCTGCGTCGGGAACCGAAGCTCAAACCGATGACCCTGTTGCTCTATCTACAGAGGAAGCACCCTGGCGAGTATTCCCGTTCCATCTTGAGAACGCTGCAAAGGCGAGTGCAGCAATGGCGAGCCCAGCATGGCCCAGCCAAAGAAGTGATGTTTCCCCAGGAGCATCGTCCAGGCGAGCAAGGTCTGTCGGATTACACGCAACTGAAACAGGTGAAGGTCACCATCGGGGGAGAAGCCTTTGCCCACCTGCTCTATCACTACCGTCTGGCCTACAGCGGTTGGCAATATGTGGAGATTGTGGAAGGGGGGGAAAGTTTCATCAGTCTCTCCGAATGCCTGCAAAATGCCCTGCATGAATGTGGCGGAGTGCCCAAAGCACATCGCACCGATAGCCTCAGTGCTGCCTATCGCAACCTGGGAGGACGAGCGGAAAAAGACTTGAGTTTCAGCTACCAAAAGCTGTGCGAACACTACCGCATGCGGCCCAGTCGGAATAACCGGGGTCAGGGTCACGAGAACGGTTCCATCGAATCCCCGCACGGTCACTTCAAACAGCGATTACGCCAAGCCCTGCTGCTGCGGGGAAGCACGGACTTCGACTCGAAAGCCGACTATCAGGCTTGTATTGCCGAAGTGGTGGCCTCTCTCAATCAGAGCTGCGAGGCAGAGTTCGGCATCGAACGAGAATTTCTGGGAGCTCTGCCGACTCATCGTCACCCGGATTGCGAAGTGCTCTCGGTTAAGGTGACTCGCAACAGTACCATCAGCGTGTGCTGTATCCTCTACACCGTCCCCTCTCGATTGATTGGCCAGCGACTGACGATCCACTTACACCACGACCGCTTGGTGGGGTTTGTGGGTCTGCAACCAGTGGTGGAGTTGAAGCGATTGCACGTGCCCAAAGAGGCTCCCAGCCGCCGGGGTCGCCAGCTCGATTACCGGCATGTGATTGACAGTTTGAGGAGCAAGCCGAGAGCCCTGCTCAACTGTCAATGGCGCGAGCAGCTCCTTCCCAGCGAGGACTACCGCCGTTTGTGGGGCCAGTTTCTCGAGCAGTTCGGTTCCGATACTGCTTGCCGGTTGATGGTGGCATCCCTCTACATCGCCGCCAAACAAGACAAGCAACAGGCGGTGCTGGAGTATCTCGAATCTCAGTTTGCGGCCCAAAGCTTGACCCTATCTGGCTTGCAGCAACAGTTCGGGCAGACTCAATCCTCCCCCCATCCGCTGGAGGTACATCAACATTCTTTATTCGACTACGACCAACTGATTTGCCATGACTCTATCCAATCCCCGCATCCAGCAGACCCTACCGCTATTGCTCAAATCCCTGCGCCTGCCCCACATGCTCAAACAGTGGAGCTCCCTGGAGCAACAGGCTAG
- a CDS encoding transposase gives MHQNHRYLVRDLPMSGQSVYLRINRRQFKRKNCGKPFSEVLEHVDKNRTYTKRLARAIIGQVLDSDIRSVAERNDLSDDEIQTILNELGEQLIQEVPEGLKRLGIDEISLVKGQGNYCAVLVDLDLRKPLMLLESRRQEELRQVFTGWGEEVLSRIVEASIDLWRPYRDL, from the coding sequence CTGCACCAAAATCACCGGTACTTAGTTAGAGACTTGCCAATGAGTGGACAATCTGTTTATCTACGAATCAATCGCCGTCAATTTAAGCGTAAGAATTGTGGAAAGCCATTCAGTGAAGTGCTAGAGCATGTTGACAAGAATAGAACTTATACAAAGCGCTTAGCCAGAGCAATCATTGGTCAGGTTTTGGATAGTGATATCCGGAGTGTGGCAGAACGCAACGATCTAAGTGATGATGAGATCCAAACAATTCTCAATGAATTGGGCGAGCAATTAATTCAAGAAGTACCGGAAGGATTAAAGAGGTTAGGAATCGATGAGATTTCATTAGTCAAAGGACAGGGTAACTATTGTGCTGTCTTAGTGGACCTAGATCTTAGGAAGCCACTCATGTTGCTAGAGTCACGTCGTCAAGAGGAATTGCGTCAAGTCTTTACTGGATGGGGAGAAGAGGTGTTGAGTAGAATTGTGGAAGCCAGTATCGATCTGTGGAGGCCATACCGGGATCTATAG
- a CDS encoding YqeG family HAD IIIA-type phosphatase produces MSRRTFRRCTSLSSLDLNQLKQIGIRGIILDLDNTIVSEDDRYLSPNSESWIERAQEEGFSLFILSNGKREYRVNYWSERLGIDAIGRAKKPFPKSFKIALYSMRLLPIQVVVIGDGFHTDAIGALWNGCHCVQVASLPHKARWWEKIIGRWVQIPYPKHAPLWSFNPQYYSSSFTRTLPSIQKDIT; encoded by the coding sequence ATGTCTAGAAGAACATTCAGAAGATGTACAAGTCTCTCATCCTTAGATCTCAATCAACTTAAACAAATTGGAATTCGCGGGATTATTCTAGATTTAGACAACACAATAGTATCAGAAGACGATCGCTATCTTTCACCAAATTCTGAATCTTGGATTGAGCGGGCGCAGGAGGAGGGTTTCAGTCTATTTATCTTATCAAATGGAAAGCGCGAGTATAGGGTGAATTACTGGTCCGAGCGATTAGGGATAGATGCGATCGGCAGAGCTAAAAAACCATTTCCAAAAAGTTTCAAGATCGCATTATATAGCATGAGATTACTACCGATTCAAGTGGTTGTTATTGGAGATGGTTTTCACACAGATGCGATCGGCGCACTATGGAATGGATGCCATTGCGTTCAAGTGGCAAGTTTACCTCATAAAGCAAGGTGGTGGGAGAAAATCATCGGTCGTTGGGTGCAAATCCCCTACCCGAAGCATGCTCCGTTATGGTCGTTCAATCCGCAATATTACTCGAGCTCCTTCACGAGAACTTTACCGTCTATTCAGAAAGATATAACCTAA
- a CDS encoding ISL3 family transposase has product MELLQHLLPSQTDVSLNSWSIDPANQQLVVNLCSTQTVACCPLCHRSTDRIHSHYERTLRDLPLVQFTLTILLQVCKFFCLNERCPRRIFTERLPEVVAPWARRTTRYTAQLEAMGLALGGSAAARLSHQLGYGYSRNTILRAISKLPLPVMATPKILGVDDFAFRTGHHYGTILVDLETNQPIALLPDRAAGTLAAWLKEHPGVKILSRDRSKAYRRGMSDGAPDAIQVADRFHLLQNLEEALEKVFKGQTQSLEQVEQQQIQAQQPTEAPTPEAAPDRYRTQREVNRAIRLEKWEQTHALRKQGYAIKDIAHHLGIGERTVYTYLAASTFPEWQYPVGRRRNPSCLDPYKAYLSEQWQQGRQQTKQLFGEIQQQGYPGSYMTVARYTRQLRCSLPSIKPSRESLNDLPGRGPAPSPATPVSEPLSAKRAAWLLLTRPENLTPEEKTLLEKLGQQPKLSGAIALAQGFIKLVRERLPGEFDDWLETAVSSSIKALRSFAKGLQEDYDAVKAALTLEVSNGPVEGQNNRLKMLKRQMFGRAGLELLAKRLILIS; this is encoded by the coding sequence GTGGAACTTTTACAGCATCTCCTGCCCAGCCAAACGGATGTGAGCTTGAACAGTTGGAGTATCGATCCGGCCAACCAACAGCTCGTTGTTAACCTCTGCTCGACTCAAACGGTGGCCTGTTGCCCGCTGTGTCATCGCTCCACCGATCGCATCCATAGCCACTATGAGAGAACGTTGAGGGATTTGCCATTGGTTCAATTCACGCTGACGATATTGCTCCAAGTCTGTAAGTTCTTCTGCCTCAACGAGCGTTGCCCTCGGCGTATCTTTACGGAGCGTCTGCCCGAGGTTGTCGCGCCTTGGGCCAGACGCACGACTCGCTACACGGCTCAACTGGAAGCGATGGGCTTAGCCCTCGGTGGTTCGGCAGCAGCCCGCTTGAGCCATCAGCTCGGATACGGATACAGCCGCAACACCATCTTGCGAGCCATCTCCAAATTGCCCCTACCAGTCATGGCCACGCCAAAGATATTGGGGGTGGATGATTTCGCGTTTCGCACGGGTCATCATTACGGAACGATCTTGGTCGACTTGGAGACCAACCAACCGATCGCACTACTCCCCGACCGGGCGGCTGGGACCTTAGCAGCCTGGTTGAAAGAGCATCCTGGCGTGAAGATTCTCTCGAGAGATCGCTCCAAAGCCTACAGGCGAGGCATGAGCGATGGAGCACCCGATGCCATCCAGGTAGCCGATCGCTTTCATCTGTTGCAGAATCTCGAAGAGGCTTTAGAGAAAGTCTTTAAGGGACAAACCCAGTCGCTCGAACAGGTTGAGCAGCAACAGATTCAAGCCCAACAGCCAACCGAAGCACCGACCCCCGAAGCTGCTCCGGATAGATATCGAACCCAAAGGGAAGTCAATCGGGCCATACGACTGGAGAAGTGGGAACAAACCCATGCTCTACGCAAGCAAGGCTATGCCATTAAAGACATTGCCCATCACCTCGGCATTGGCGAGCGAACGGTGTATACCTACCTGGCCGCGTCAACGTTTCCGGAATGGCAATATCCTGTGGGGCGGCGGAGAAACCCCAGTTGTTTGGATCCATACAAGGCTTACCTGTCAGAGCAATGGCAGCAAGGGCGCCAACAAACTAAACAGTTGTTTGGCGAGATCCAACAGCAAGGGTACCCGGGCAGCTATATGACCGTCGCCCGTTACACTCGGCAGTTGCGTTGCTCTCTGCCCTCCATCAAGCCCAGCCGAGAATCCCTCAATGACTTACCGGGTCGGGGACCAGCGCCATCACCCGCCACACCAGTGTCAGAGCCTTTGAGTGCCAAGCGGGCGGCTTGGCTGCTGTTGACACGGCCTGAAAACCTTACGCCTGAGGAGAAAACCCTGCTGGAAAAACTGGGCCAGCAGCCAAAGTTATCGGGGGCGATCGCTCTGGCTCAGGGGTTCATCAAACTGGTGCGCGAGCGACTGCCTGGGGAATTCGACGATTGGCTGGAGACAGCTGTGAGCAGCTCAATCAAGGCATTACGGAGTTTTGCCAAGGGTCTTCAAGAAGATTACGATGCGGTGAAAGCAGCTCTCACACTCGAGGTGAGCAATGGGCCAGTGGAGGGTCAAAACAACCGACTAAAAATGCTGAAACGGCAGATGTTTGGAAGGGCTGGGCTCGAGCTATTGGCCAAGCGCCTCATCCTAATCAGTTGA
- a CDS encoding three-Cys-motif partner protein TcmP: MESASGNLAKRKGQGMSPSSSDKFFDESQEQSVVKATIVEKYFVAWAKIIIATQKRFPRRTQKLGYVDLFAGPGRYKDGSISTPLRILNRALDDPEISERLVTILNDKNEDHSSSLLSAIGELENISRLKNSPIVWNEEVGEDIAKQFEEIITIPLFAFIDPWGYKGLSLRLVDAFLKDWGCDCIFFFNYSRINAGLSNPLVKQHMEALFGDEAEALSARLNGMSSQERETTIVESLAQVLKSFGHRYVLPFCFKNQSGKRTTHHLIFVSKAFKGYEVMKEVMAKESSKENQGVPSFEFVPPSSAEQKLLFELNRPLDELEQLLLSSFRGRTLTMKEIYEQHCVDTPYISRNYKEVLKKMEDESRISTTGRRSNRGFADYIQVTFPD; encoded by the coding sequence GTGGAATCAGCTTCCGGCAACTTAGCAAAAAGAAAAGGACAAGGAATGTCCCCAAGTAGCAGCGATAAGTTTTTCGACGAATCCCAAGAGCAGTCAGTCGTAAAGGCGACCATCGTCGAGAAGTACTTTGTGGCTTGGGCGAAGATTATTATCGCAACTCAGAAACGTTTTCCAAGACGTACCCAGAAGCTGGGATATGTAGATCTGTTTGCTGGGCCAGGTAGATACAAAGATGGGTCAATATCTACTCCACTTCGAATTCTAAACCGAGCACTAGATGATCCGGAGATCAGCGAGAGACTGGTAACAATCCTCAACGATAAGAACGAAGATCACTCAAGCTCACTCCTATCCGCAATTGGCGAACTTGAGAATATTTCCCGATTAAAAAACTCTCCAATCGTCTGGAACGAAGAAGTGGGAGAGGATATTGCCAAGCAATTCGAAGAGATTATAACAATCCCTTTGTTTGCATTTATTGATCCTTGGGGATACAAAGGGCTTTCGCTGCGACTTGTCGATGCATTCCTGAAAGATTGGGGCTGTGACTGCATTTTTTTCTTCAACTACTCTCGGATAAATGCAGGGCTGTCTAATCCACTAGTCAAACAACACATGGAAGCATTATTCGGCGATGAAGCTGAAGCTCTGTCAGCCAGGTTGAATGGCATGTCATCACAGGAAAGAGAAACAACCATAGTCGAAAGTTTGGCACAGGTCCTCAAATCCTTCGGGCACCGATACGTCCTACCGTTTTGTTTCAAGAATCAAAGCGGCAAGCGTACTACGCACCACCTGATCTTCGTATCCAAGGCTTTTAAGGGTTATGAAGTGATGAAAGAGGTCATGGCGAAGGAATCATCGAAAGAGAATCAAGGTGTTCCATCGTTTGAATTTGTTCCACCGTCTTCTGCGGAACAGAAGTTGCTATTCGAGCTCAACCGGCCATTGGATGAACTGGAGCAACTTCTCCTCAGTTCGTTCAGAGGCCGCACGTTAACGATGAAAGAGATCTACGAGCAACACTGCGTTGACACCCCGTATATCAGCAGGAACTACAAGGAGGTGTTAAAGAAGATGGAGGATGAATCCAGAATTTCAACAACGGGCAGGAGGAGCAATAGGGGGTTTGCAGACTACATCCAGGTGACGTTTCCAGATTAG
- a CDS encoding DUF433 domain-containing protein has translation MDYRDIITIEPDKRGGKPCIRRMRITVYDVLGWLAAGMSFAEITDDFPELTETDIRACLEFAADRDHRLVTSVSAT, from the coding sequence ATGGACTATCGTGACATAATCACCATTGAGCCGGATAAGCGTGGCGGAAAACCCTGTATTCGCCGGATGCGGATCACGGTCTACGATGTGTTGGGCTGGTTAGCTGCTGGAATGTCCTTCGCTGAGATTACTGACGATTTCCCAGAGTTGACGGAAACAGACATAAGAGCATGTCTAGAGTTTGCAGCCGATCGCGATCATCGCCTAGTTACTTCAGTGAGTGCAACTTGA
- the istB gene encoding IS21-like element helper ATPase IstB, translated as MTLSNPRIQQTLPLLLKSLRLPHMLKQWSSLEQQASEQGWSYGQFLAALCEQEQAQRYHNRVQRYLKQAQLPPGKSLTNFNFDHCPHLNQTQLMQLANDRGWLERGENLLLFGPSGVGKTHVITAVSRSLIELGARVKFVSATTLVQQLQQAKLELSLPTQLLALDQFELLVLDDIGYVKRSEAETSVLFELISHRYERRSLAITSNHPFSAWDSIFADTIMTVAAVDRLVHHATIIEIQTESFRRQKAVESHSVGDRNPAG; from the coding sequence ATGACTCTATCCAATCCCCGCATCCAGCAGACCCTACCGCTATTGCTCAAATCCCTGCGCCTGCCCCACATGCTCAAACAGTGGAGCTCCCTGGAGCAACAGGCTAGCGAGCAGGGATGGTCCTACGGTCAATTTCTCGCCGCTCTGTGCGAACAGGAGCAGGCTCAGCGCTACCACAACCGGGTACAGCGCTATCTCAAGCAGGCTCAGTTGCCTCCCGGCAAGTCGCTGACCAATTTCAACTTTGACCACTGCCCCCATCTCAATCAGACTCAACTGATGCAGTTAGCTAATGACCGGGGTTGGTTGGAGCGAGGAGAAAATTTGCTCTTGTTCGGACCCAGTGGAGTTGGGAAAACTCATGTCATTACGGCTGTATCCCGCTCCCTGATTGAGTTAGGCGCTCGGGTGAAGTTCGTCAGTGCCACCACTCTGGTGCAGCAGTTACAGCAGGCTAAGCTTGAGCTTTCACTACCGACTCAGCTGCTGGCTCTCGATCAGTTCGAGTTGTTGGTGCTTGACGATATTGGTTACGTCAAACGCTCGGAGGCTGAAACGTCGGTGCTCTTCGAGCTGATCTCCCATCGCTACGAACGGCGCAGTTTGGCCATCACTTCCAATCATCCCTTCAGTGCTTGGGATTCTATTTTTGCCGACACCATCATGACGGTTGCGGCGGTCGATCGCCTCGTGCATCACGCCACCATCATCGAGATTCAAACTGAAAGTTTCCGGCGACAGAAGGCCGTTGAGTCTCACTCTGTTGGCGATCGCAACCCGGCAGGATAG